In a genomic window of Gloeocapsopsis dulcis:
- a CDS encoding GTP-binding protein, with product MKQLITAVAGLPGVGKTNWIRQQLTQQPTLYFSPATRIGIDQTRLAAEFPHMQFLADDQQAQLGSFLASGVNAYLELGYHLDLAQIAPILDTLNCHRVAIVPAGMQETSDWEEWADEMITGSSGAIDANSLWVANTTGHVIDPDSLEVFWYELTQGAYGTVSRAKGIFELVDGLSVYGDFVAGLQPQDFDELNLPRWLEGRPQRLSGIEVWGNQLDEAAIAQTFQDCCLSDAVIHHYQQQVKEILSQEAMV from the coding sequence GTGAAGCAATTAATTACTGCTGTGGCTGGTCTTCCTGGGGTAGGAAAGACAAACTGGATTCGCCAGCAATTGACTCAACAACCAACTCTGTATTTTTCGCCAGCAACGCGGATTGGCATTGACCAAACTCGTTTAGCAGCGGAGTTTCCTCATATGCAATTTTTAGCTGACGATCAACAGGCACAATTGGGTAGTTTCCTTGCTTCTGGAGTTAATGCTTACTTGGAGTTAGGGTATCACTTAGACTTAGCCCAAATAGCGCCGATTCTTGATACTCTCAACTGTCATCGCGTGGCGATCGTTCCTGCTGGAATGCAAGAAACTTCTGATTGGGAGGAATGGGCTGATGAGATGATTACAGGTTCATCAGGTGCGATTGATGCAAATTCGTTATGGGTTGCGAATACGACAGGTCATGTTATCGATCCTGATAGTTTAGAGGTTTTTTGGTATGAACTGACTCAAGGGGCTTACGGTACAGTATCGCGTGCTAAAGGAATTTTTGAACTGGTGGATGGGTTATCAGTTTATGGCGACTTTGTTGCAGGGCTACAGCCGCAGGATTTTGACGAGTTAAATTTACCACGTTGGCTCGAAGGAAGACCGCAACGATTGAGTGGAATTGAGGTTTGGGGAAATCAATTAGATGAAGCTGCGATCGCCCAAACGTTTCAAGATTGTTGTTTATCGGATGCTGTCATTCACCACTACCAACAACAAGTAAAAGAAATACTATCTCAGGAGGCTATGGTATGA
- a CDS encoding metallophosphoesterase family protein, translating to MKLAVISCIHGNLPALDAVLADITQQKAEKIYCVGDLVGYGPYPNEVVERIRTLNIPTCAGCWDEDVVEGLNACECSYPSLLAEKRGMAAHAWTNQEVTPETREFLAQLPHSLHEGNLCFVHGSPYSAHEYLLPEMDAFVAMERVLSTGADVLFCGHTHVPYVRSLDNGQLQIRITSPSIDSEQQLNFTAPFQQIINVGSVGEPRHGRPNATYVFYDTETKQVTLREVSYNYQKTCAAIIEKGLPPIFAWRLAKGLEYAERAEDPTHVCAR from the coding sequence ATGAAATTAGCCGTAATATCGTGTATTCATGGTAATTTACCGGCATTAGATGCAGTTTTAGCTGATATCACCCAACAAAAAGCTGAAAAAATCTATTGCGTTGGGGATTTAGTTGGTTATGGTCCTTATCCTAATGAAGTCGTAGAACGCATTCGCACATTAAATATTCCGACGTGTGCGGGTTGCTGGGATGAAGATGTTGTGGAAGGTCTCAATGCTTGTGAATGTAGCTATCCATCATTATTAGCCGAAAAACGCGGTATGGCAGCCCATGCATGGACAAATCAGGAAGTCACACCAGAAACACGCGAATTTTTAGCGCAATTGCCTCATAGTTTACACGAAGGTAATTTATGTTTTGTTCATGGTAGCCCTTACAGCGCTCATGAGTATTTGTTACCCGAAATGGATGCTTTTGTGGCGATGGAACGCGTACTTTCAACAGGGGCTGACGTGCTATTCTGCGGACACACTCACGTACCTTATGTGCGATCGCTTGATAATGGACAACTGCAAATTCGCATCACTAGTCCAAGTATTGATTCAGAGCAACAGCTAAATTTTACAGCGCCTTTCCAGCAAATTATAAATGTCGGTTCAGTAGGAGAACCACGCCACGGACGCCCGAATGCGACTTATGTTTTCTACGATACTGAGACGAAACAGGTGACGCTACGCGAAGTTTCCTACAATTACCAGAAAACTTGTGCAGCAATTATCGAAAAAGGTTTACCGCCTATTTTTGCTTGGCGTTTAGCAAAAGGCTTGGAATATGCGGAAAGGGCTGAAGATCCTACTCATGTGTGTGCGCGTTGA
- a CDS encoding metallophosphoesterase family protein has protein sequence MSYWAILSGVEGNLAAYEAVLADIKQRAVEEIYILGDLVGPHPECEKLVQRVQNPRQGELQPQVCKGWWEEQCLILHGVGATGDVSELTHKYGAEVIELLWKSVSRQTVEWLRQLDFGFHDLDCLLVHGSTLGVDDELSPETPAPQMLDRLLRGEANTLFCGRSGLAFEYQVQSGSITASVTTLDEQKSPCAIAAQPRQVIGVGNVGRVPKIAIYTLFEPNTNSVEFKTVNYKVKRSD, from the coding sequence ATGAGTTACTGGGCAATTTTAAGTGGTGTTGAAGGTAATTTAGCGGCTTATGAAGCTGTACTTGCGGATATTAAACAAAGGGCTGTAGAAGAAATTTATATTTTAGGAGATTTGGTAGGACCGCACCCAGAATGCGAGAAATTGGTGCAGCGAGTTCAAAATCCTCGTCAGGGAGAATTGCAACCTCAAGTATGCAAAGGATGGTGGGAGGAACAATGTTTAATTTTGCATGGTGTTGGTGCAACTGGGGATGTGAGTGAATTAACTCATAAGTATGGTGCTGAAGTTATCGAGTTGTTGTGGAAATCTGTTTCTCGCCAAACAGTAGAATGGTTACGACAGCTTGATTTTGGTTTTCACGATTTAGATTGTTTATTGGTTCATGGCAGTACTTTGGGTGTGGATGATGAATTATCTCCCGAAACACCTGCACCGCAAATGCTTGATCGCCTGCTGCGTGGAGAAGCGAATACTTTATTCTGTGGGCGTTCTGGATTGGCGTTTGAGTATCAAGTGCAATCAGGTTCAATTACAGCAAGTGTGACGACATTGGACGAACAAAAATCACCGTGTGCGATCGCCGCACAACCACGCCAAGTTATTGGAGTAGGCAATGTTGGACGAGTGCCAAAAATTGCTATTTATACTTTGTTTGAACCGAACACCAATTCTGTAGAGTTTAAGACTGTTAATTATAAGGTTAAAAGAAGTGACTAG